The following are from one region of the Amedibacterium intestinale genome:
- a CDS encoding ArsR/SmtB family transcription factor — protein MKKDIFACEEIKIHEDSIKRIQESMLSQEQYQQLSTLFKMFSDPTRLKILSILFKEEACVCDIAYLLDMTHSAVSHQLSLLRQNRLIRYRRSGKNVYYSLDDDHIQMIYDAGLSHILEKE, from the coding sequence ATGAAAAAAGATATATTCGCTTGTGAAGAAATAAAAATTCATGAAGATTCTATAAAAAGAATACAGGAGAGCATGTTATCGCAGGAACAGTATCAGCAATTATCAACTTTGTTTAAAATGTTCTCTGATCCAACAAGATTAAAAATACTAAGTATTTTATTTAAAGAAGAAGCTTGTGTGTGTGATATTGCCTATTTGTTAGATATGACACATTCAGCAGTATCGCATCAGTTGTCTTTGTTAAGACAAAATCGCTTGATTCGTTATCGAAGAAGTGGAAAAAATGTATATTATTCGTTAGATGATGACCATATTCAAATGATTTATGATGCGGGATTATCTCATATTTTAGAAAAAGAGTAG
- a CDS encoding heavy metal translocating P-type ATPase, producing MEKHLHQECSHEHHHEHHHTCSCEHSHEHKEIQVHKKMEKLYITGLDCANCAAKIEEHVKHMENVKEAVLDFSQGILFVEVKDVSHKEETFQNIKEAAEKMEDGVSVQFEKTDGKEESVLSIQKNWKLFLGIILFVIAAFTKIEWLFILSYLFAGCRVLYTAVKNIGRKELFDENFLMSIATLGAFYLRDYEEAVAVMIFYEVGEMLQSYAVNSSRKSISSLMNLKSEYACIEDNGKEITVKPEEVKVGSKMLVKAGERVALDGVVVEGSTSLDTSALTGESLPQEVHAGDEVLAGSVNLRGLLVLEVTHEYKDSTVSRILELVENASSKKAPMEKFITRFAKIYTPIVVFLALALAIVPPLFIEGVEFHAMLESALTFLVVSCPCALVISIPLGLFAGIGAAGKNGVLIKGGNYLEALQKVDCVVFDKTGTLTKGSFQVVEIHAEDKEELLQLAAYAEAYSNHPIAQSIRNAYGKQIDTKRLSKYEEFAGNGVCVYFDEDELMIGNHRFMETNNINCPVFDHTGTIVYVSKNKVYLGYLVIDDEVKETSKEAIAQLKKQGVSRIVMLSGDHQKAGEALASKLELDEIYMQMLPDDKVKKVEELLEEETENGKLVFVGDGINDAPVLARADIGVAMGGIGSDAAIEAADIVLMKDDPNALAYAIHLAKETMKILNQNIAFSLGIKVLIMILAVAGYANMWMGVFADVGVALLAVLNSMRVLKIK from the coding sequence ATGGAAAAACATCTACATCAAGAATGTTCTCATGAGCATCACCATGAACATCATCATACATGCAGTTGTGAGCATAGTCATGAACACAAAGAGATTCAAGTTCATAAAAAAATGGAAAAATTATATATTACAGGATTAGACTGTGCGAATTGTGCCGCAAAAATTGAAGAACATGTAAAGCATATGGAAAATGTAAAAGAAGCAGTTCTTGATTTTTCGCAAGGAATTTTATTTGTAGAAGTAAAAGATGTTTCACACAAAGAAGAAACATTTCAAAATATCAAAGAAGCAGCAGAGAAAATGGAAGATGGAGTCAGTGTACAATTTGAAAAAACAGATGGTAAAGAAGAAAGTGTTTTATCTATCCAAAAAAACTGGAAATTGTTTTTAGGAATCATTTTGTTTGTGATTGCGGCTTTTACAAAAATAGAATGGCTTTTTATTTTGAGTTATCTTTTCGCAGGATGTCGTGTATTGTATACTGCTGTAAAAAATATTGGACGTAAAGAGCTGTTTGATGAAAACTTTTTAATGAGCATTGCGACTTTAGGAGCATTTTACTTAAGAGATTATGAAGAAGCTGTTGCGGTCATGATCTTTTATGAAGTTGGAGAAATGCTGCAGTCTTATGCAGTAAACAGTTCTAGAAAATCCATTTCTTCTTTAATGAATTTAAAAAGTGAATACGCTTGTATTGAAGATAATGGGAAAGAAATAACAGTAAAACCAGAAGAAGTAAAAGTTGGTTCTAAAATGCTGGTCAAAGCAGGAGAGCGTGTTGCTTTGGATGGTGTTGTTGTGGAAGGAAGTACAAGTTTAGATACCTCTGCATTAACGGGAGAATCACTGCCACAGGAAGTACATGCGGGGGATGAAGTGCTTGCAGGAAGTGTTAATTTGCGTGGTCTTTTGGTTTTAGAGGTAACACATGAATACAAAGATTCTACGGTTTCTCGTATTTTAGAACTTGTAGAAAATGCTTCCAGCAAAAAAGCGCCAATGGAAAAATTTATTACACGATTTGCGAAAATCTATACACCGATTGTTGTGTTTTTAGCACTTGCTTTGGCTATTGTTCCACCTTTGTTTATTGAGGGTGTAGAGTTTCATGCGATGCTTGAAAGTGCTTTAACATTTTTAGTTGTATCCTGTCCTTGTGCCCTTGTAATCTCCATTCCTTTAGGATTGTTTGCAGGGATTGGTGCTGCTGGTAAAAATGGTGTTTTAATCAAGGGAGGAAACTATCTGGAAGCTTTACAAAAGGTGGATTGTGTGGTCTTTGATAAAACAGGAACACTTACCAAAGGAAGTTTTCAAGTTGTTGAAATTCATGCAGAAGACAAAGAGGAATTGCTGCAGCTTGCAGCTTATGCAGAAGCATATTCCAATCATCCCATTGCGCAGTCTATAAGAAATGCTTATGGAAAACAGATAGATACCAAACGATTGAGCAAATATGAAGAATTTGCAGGAAATGGGGTTTGTGTATATTTCGATGAGGATGAACTTATGATAGGAAATCATCGATTTATGGAAACAAACAATATTAACTGTCCTGTTTTTGATCATACAGGAACGATCGTATATGTCTCTAAAAATAAAGTGTACCTAGGGTATCTGGTAATTGATGATGAAGTCAAAGAAACAAGCAAAGAGGCAATTGCACAATTAAAAAAACAAGGGGTTTCTCGTATTGTTATGCTAAGTGGAGATCATCAAAAAGCAGGAGAGGCTTTGGCTTCTAAATTAGAACTGGATGAAATTTATATGCAGATGCTTCCTGATGATAAAGTAAAGAAAGTAGAAGAACTTCTTGAAGAAGAAACAGAAAATGGAAAATTGGTGTTTGTAGGAGATGGAATCAACGATGCACCTGTGCTTGCCAGAGCGGATATTGGAGTTGCTATGGGAGGAATTGGAAGCGATGCCGCAATTGAGGCTGCTGATATTGTCTTGATGAAAGATGATCCAAATGCTCTTGCATATGCTATTCATCTTGCTAAGGAAACAATGAAAATTTTAAATCAAAACATTGCGTTTTCTTTAGGAATTAAAGTTTTAATAATGATACTTGCAGTAGCTGGTTATGCAAATATGTGGATGGGTGTATTTGCAGATGTTGGTGTTGCTTTATTAGCGGTATTAAATTCTATGCGTGTATTAAAGATTAAATAG
- the nagB gene encoding glucosamine-6-phosphate deaminase, translating to MKVIKVKNYDEVSAEAFKVMKEVVTSKKDAVLGLATGSSPIGLYENMIKDHKENGTSYAQCQSFNLDEYVGIDRNHEQSYWTFMHENLFHGIDLPEDKIHVPYGNTKEDCQAYEKAMENVQVDIQVLGIGGNGHIGFNEPGTPFTEETHIVDLTEKTRSDNARFFENDINKVPTQAITMGIATIMKAKKILLVASGANKADAVAAMVNGPVDPNCPASVLQNHNDVVVIVDEAAAAKL from the coding sequence ATGAAAGTAATTAAAGTAAAAAACTATGATGAAGTCAGTGCAGAGGCTTTTAAAGTGATGAAAGAAGTTGTTACTTCTAAAAAAGATGCAGTTCTTGGTCTTGCGACAGGTTCTAGTCCAATTGGATTATATGAAAATATGATTAAAGATCATAAAGAAAATGGTACAAGCTATGCACAGTGCCAGTCTTTTAACTTAGATGAATATGTGGGAATTGATCGTAACCACGAACAAAGCTACTGGACATTTATGCATGAAAATTTATTCCATGGAATTGATTTGCCGGAAGATAAAATTCATGTTCCATATGGAAATACAAAAGAAGATTGCCAAGCTTATGAAAAAGCAATGGAAAATGTACAGGTAGATATTCAGGTATTGGGAATTGGTGGAAATGGGCACATTGGTTTCAATGAACCTGGTACTCCATTTACAGAAGAAACTCATATTGTTGATTTAACTGAAAAAACACGTTCTGACAATGCTCGTTTCTTTGAAAATGATATTAATAAAGTACCTACACAGGCAATCACAATGGGTATTGCGACAATCATGAAAGCGAAAAAAATTCTATTGGTTGCTTCAGGTGCTAATAAAGCAGATGCAGTTGCAGCTATGGTAAATGGTCCTGTTGATCCTAATTGTCCTGCTTCTGTATTGCAAAATCATAACGATGTAGTTGTTATCGTAGATGAAGCTGCTGCAGCGAAACTATAA